The Enterobacter asburiae genome window below encodes:
- the fadL gene encoding long-chain fatty acid transporter FadL, with product MSQKTLFNKTALAVAVALVSTSAWSAGFQLNEFSSSGLGRAYSGEGAIADDAGNASRNPALIMMFDRPTFSAGAIFVDPGVDISGRSPTGADLKSDNIAPTAWVPNMHFVAPINDQFGWGASVTSNYGLATEFNNDYAAGAFGGKTDLETLNLNLSGAYRLDNHWSFGVGFDAVYAKAKIERYAGDLGKVVAGSGALPPALAQRVAGIPADTQIAYLKGDEWGFGWNAGILYELDKNNRYGFTYRSEVKIDFDGDYKSSLPSAYNQILGNFGLPMGTNGQTTGGSLSLHLPEMWELSGYNKVAPQWAVHYSLTYTSWSQFQELKATNSNGDTLFYKDESFRDAYRIALGTTYYMDDNWTFRTGIAFDDSPVPADKRSISIPDQDRFWLSAGATYAFNKDASIDAGISYMHGQKVNFKEGPYEFSSEGKAWLYGMNFNYAF from the coding sequence ATGAGCCAGAAAACCCTGTTCAACAAGACTGCGCTGGCAGTCGCAGTGGCACTCGTCTCCACTTCCGCCTGGTCAGCGGGCTTTCAGTTAAACGAATTTTCTTCCTCTGGCCTTGGCCGTGCGTATTCCGGGGAAGGCGCTATTGCTGATGATGCGGGTAACGCGAGTCGTAACCCCGCGTTGATCATGATGTTCGATCGTCCGACTTTCTCTGCCGGTGCAATTTTTGTCGATCCAGGTGTTGATATCTCGGGCCGTTCTCCGACAGGTGCCGATCTGAAATCGGATAACATTGCCCCAACGGCATGGGTTCCAAACATGCACTTCGTGGCGCCGATTAACGACCAGTTCGGCTGGGGCGCATCCGTGACCTCTAACTACGGTTTAGCAACCGAGTTCAATAACGACTATGCAGCTGGGGCGTTTGGCGGTAAAACCGACCTGGAAACCCTGAACCTGAACCTGAGCGGTGCTTACCGTCTGGATAATCACTGGAGTTTCGGCGTTGGCTTTGACGCTGTGTATGCTAAAGCGAAGATCGAACGTTACGCGGGCGACCTGGGCAAAGTCGTCGCTGGCTCAGGCGCACTACCACCAGCCCTGGCACAGCGAGTGGCTGGTATCCCGGCAGATACTCAGATCGCTTATCTGAAGGGCGATGAGTGGGGCTTTGGCTGGAACGCAGGCATCCTTTATGAACTCGATAAAAACAACCGTTACGGCTTTACCTACCGTTCAGAAGTAAAAATCGACTTTGATGGCGATTACAAAAGCAGCCTCCCTTCTGCTTATAACCAGATCCTCGGCAACTTCGGTCTTCCGATGGGGACCAATGGCCAAACCACTGGCGGCTCTCTGAGCCTGCACTTACCAGAAATGTGGGAATTGTCTGGTTATAACAAAGTGGCGCCACAGTGGGCAGTTCACTATAGCCTGACCTATACCAGCTGGAGCCAGTTCCAGGAGCTGAAGGCGACCAACAGCAACGGCGACACGCTCTTCTATAAAGATGAGAGCTTCCGTGATGCTTACCGCATCGCGCTGGGGACCACCTACTATATGGATGACAACTGGACATTCCGTACCGGTATTGCCTTCGATGATAGTCCGGTACCAGCAGACAAACGCTCTATCTCGATTCCGGATCAGGACCGCTTCTGGCTGAGCGCTGGTGCGACCTATGCATTCAACAAGGATGCTTCTATTGATGCGGGCATATCTTATATGCACGGTCAAAAAGTTAACTTCAAGGAAGGTCCGTATGAGTTCTCTTCCGAAGGTAAGGCCTGGCTGTACGGCATGAACTTCAACTACGCGTTCTAA
- the mlaA gene encoding phospholipid-binding lipoprotein MlaA, translating into MKLRLSALALGATMLVGCASSGEQTGRSDPLEGFNRSMYSFNYNVLDPYVVRPVAVAWRDYVPQPARNGLSNFTSNLEEPAVMVNYFLQGDPYQGMVHFTRFFLNSILGMGGFIDVAGMANQKLQREQPHRFGSTMGHYGVGYGPYVHLPFYGSFTLRDDGGDMVDTLYPVLSWLTWPLSVGKWTVEGIETRAQLLDSDGLLRQSSDPYIMVREAYFQNHDFIANGGKLKPEENPNAKAIENELKDIDSE; encoded by the coding sequence ATGAAACTTCGGCTGTCGGCGCTTGCGCTTGGCGCGACGATGCTTGTGGGCTGCGCCAGCTCCGGTGAGCAAACGGGACGCTCCGATCCTCTCGAAGGATTTAACCGCTCAATGTATAGCTTCAACTACAACGTACTGGACCCGTATGTGGTTCGTCCGGTGGCAGTAGCATGGCGCGATTATGTTCCACAACCTGCGCGTAACGGGTTAAGTAACTTTACCAGCAACCTCGAAGAGCCTGCGGTAATGGTGAACTACTTCCTGCAGGGCGACCCTTATCAGGGGATGGTCCACTTTACCCGCTTCTTCCTGAACTCCATTCTGGGGATGGGGGGCTTTATTGATGTTGCAGGTATGGCTAACCAGAAACTGCAGCGTGAACAGCCGCACCGTTTTGGCAGCACGATGGGACACTACGGCGTCGGGTATGGTCCGTACGTGCATTTACCGTTCTACGGTAGTTTCACCCTCCGTGATGATGGCGGCGATATGGTGGATACGCTGTATCCGGTCCTGTCATGGCTGACCTGGCCGCTGTCGGTAGGTAAATGGACGGTGGAAGGGATTGAAACTCGCGCGCAACTGCTCGACTCTGATGGCCTGCTGCGCCAGTCTTCTGACCCGTACATTATGGTGCGTGAAGCGTACTTCCAGAATCATGACTTTATTGCCAACGGCGGCAAGCTGAAGCCGGAAGAGAATCCAAACGCGAAGGCGATCGAAAACGAACTAAAAGATATCGATTCGGAGTAA
- a CDS encoding DUF6708 domain-containing protein, which translates to MLIGTIPYLRWKISGSEKELLIFTLMLVPAILFSFKLLKIEWFAWTHYPVRFDRKNRLVHVFRLNGSAYSVPWDSVFFTTGLSHRKDANKDYYISGHVLAEDNNTVIDTFCLPATHSDRKQLERHWEFVRRYMEEGPESVIRVVDFCLPIAKKREGYRFGLLYLLSGFNGAPLFLFPLLFVLAFIFSVPRYLAMVTSRVPVWPESIESLCRVDKDDPYRVDASGNPEHPWRNLFRKPSANNRE; encoded by the coding sequence GTGCTTATTGGAACCATTCCTTATCTCAGGTGGAAGATTTCGGGAAGTGAAAAAGAACTTTTGATTTTTACTTTAATGTTAGTTCCGGCAATTCTGTTTTCATTCAAGCTTCTTAAAATAGAATGGTTTGCCTGGACTCATTATCCCGTTCGCTTTGACAGAAAAAACAGACTGGTGCACGTATTCCGGTTAAATGGTTCAGCCTACAGCGTTCCCTGGGATAGCGTTTTTTTCACCACAGGACTGAGCCACAGAAAAGATGCGAACAAAGACTACTACATCAGCGGTCATGTGCTGGCGGAAGATAACAATACCGTGATTGACACCTTCTGTCTGCCGGCCACGCACTCGGACAGGAAGCAGCTTGAAAGGCACTGGGAGTTTGTCCGACGTTACATGGAAGAAGGGCCTGAGTCCGTCATTCGGGTTGTTGATTTTTGCCTGCCCATCGCAAAAAAACGCGAGGGCTATCGCTTTGGTCTGCTCTATCTTTTATCCGGCTTTAACGGCGCACCGTTATTTCTGTTCCCGCTCCTGTTTGTGCTGGCATTTATTTTCAGCGTTCCGCGCTACCTGGCGATGGTGACAAGCAGGGTGCCCGTCTGGCCCGAGAGTATTGAGTCACTGTGCCGGGTTGATAAAGATGACCCTTATCGGGTCGATGCTTCTGGTAATCCTGAACATCCATGGCGAAATCTTTTCAGGAAACCATCAGCAAACAACAGGGAATAA
- a CDS encoding DUF6708 domain-containing protein — protein MDYYGLFPKFKLNRSLSDDERTHQLKQHQATELDGQSIVPDMKVITLNTHYLELVDKYYSAKGFGGFVAAFGFFSTSLLYLAVLIDTVPYLRWQFSGSEKILLISTLMLIPAILFSFKLLKTEWFSWTHYPIRFDRKNRLVHVFRLNGSAYSVPWDSVFFTTGLSHRKDANKDYYISGHVLADDNKTVIDTFCLPATHSDREQLERHWEFVRRYMEEGPESVIGVVDFCLPIAKKREGYRFGLLYLLSGFNGAPLFLFPFLFVLAFIFSVPRYLAMVTSRVPVWPESIESLCRVDKDDPYRVDASCNPEHPWRNIFMKPSANNRK, from the coding sequence ATGGATTATTACGGTCTTTTTCCTAAGTTTAAATTAAACCGGTCTCTTAGTGATGATGAGAGAACGCATCAGCTAAAACAACATCAGGCAACTGAACTGGATGGACAATCAATAGTCCCTGATATGAAGGTTATAACACTTAACACCCATTATCTTGAACTTGTTGACAAATATTACTCAGCGAAGGGTTTCGGTGGGTTTGTCGCTGCATTTGGCTTTTTTTCTACGTCATTACTGTACCTCGCTGTGTTGATTGACACCGTTCCCTATCTCAGATGGCAATTTTCTGGTAGTGAAAAAATACTATTGATTTCTACTTTAATGTTGATTCCCGCCATTCTGTTTTCATTCAAGCTTCTAAAAACAGAATGGTTTTCCTGGACACATTATCCCATTCGCTTTGACAGAAAAAACAGACTGGTGCACGTATTCCGGTTAAATGGTTCAGCCTACAGCGTTCCCTGGGATAGCGTTTTTTTCACCACTGGACTGAGCCACAGAAAAGATGCGAACAAAGACTACTACATCAGCGGTCATGTGCTGGCGGATGATAACAAAACCGTGATTGACACCTTCTGTCTGCCGGCCACGCATTCGGACAGGGAGCAGCTTGAAAGGCACTGGGAGTTTGTCCGACGTTACATGGAAGAAGGGCCTGAGTCCGTCATTGGTGTTGTTGATTTTTGCCTGCCCATCGCAAAAAAACGCGAGGGCTATCGCTTTGGTCTGCTCTATCTTTTATCCGGCTTTAACGGCGCACCATTATTTCTGTTTCCGTTCCTGTTTGTGCTGGCCTTTATTTTCAGCGTTCCGCGCTACCTGGCGATGGTGACAAGCAGAGTGCCCGTCTGGCCTGAGAGTATTGAGTCACTGTGCCGGGTCGATAAAGATGACCCTTATCGGGTCGATGCTTCTTGTAATCCTGAGCATCCATGGCGGAATATTTTCATGAAACCATCAGCAAATAACAGGAAATAA
- a CDS encoding tyrosine-type recombinase/integrase — MAINELSPKQIENAKPRDTDYKISDGGSLYLLVKKTGGKYWRMNYRFAGKQATLALGLYPDVPLTTARKRRDEARQLLAEGRDPRETKKAESTEPTSPTFEAIAREWHGGTMGHPVWKEITRNKILREMENHIFPLIGCKPIDTLKTRDLLPLLISMNEQGIGATTGRVKTTMSSVFRYAVQRGIVEYNPAHDLKGALTSPKTKHRPALPLDRLPELMAKTETYTGRSLTKLAVLLSLHTFVRSSELRHARWDEINFETAMWTIPGQREEIAGVKFSERGAKMGSGHAVPLSSQAIDVLKSIKNISNEYTLIFPGDSNPYKPMSENTVNKALRTMGYDTQADICLHGFRAMACSALTESGLWSRDAVERQMSHQERNEVRAAYVHLAQHMQERRRMMQWWSDYLEANSDNHVAPYDMKKLRVVGS; from the coding sequence ATGGCTATAAACGAGCTTTCACCCAAACAGATCGAGAATGCCAAGCCACGAGACACCGATTACAAAATATCCGATGGTGGCAGTCTGTATCTCTTGGTCAAAAAGACCGGTGGCAAATACTGGCGCATGAATTATCGCTTTGCTGGTAAGCAGGCGACATTAGCATTAGGCTTGTATCCGGATGTTCCGCTGACAACAGCCCGTAAACGCAGAGATGAAGCCAGACAGCTTCTTGCCGAGGGCAGAGACCCACGTGAAACAAAAAAAGCTGAAAGTACTGAACCAACGTCACCAACTTTCGAAGCTATAGCCCGTGAGTGGCACGGCGGAACGATGGGGCATCCTGTGTGGAAAGAGATCACCCGTAATAAGATATTGAGGGAAATGGAAAACCACATATTTCCTCTCATCGGTTGCAAACCCATCGACACCTTAAAAACACGGGATCTGCTACCTTTGCTTATTAGCATGAACGAACAAGGCATTGGTGCTACTACGGGAAGAGTAAAGACCACAATGAGCAGCGTATTCCGCTATGCGGTTCAGCGTGGAATTGTCGAGTACAACCCAGCTCATGACCTGAAAGGTGCTTTGACGAGTCCTAAAACTAAACACCGCCCCGCTCTACCTCTGGATCGTCTGCCAGAATTGATGGCGAAAACTGAAACCTACACAGGCAGATCTCTCACCAAACTCGCCGTGTTACTTTCTCTTCATACATTTGTTCGTTCAAGCGAACTTCGCCATGCTCGCTGGGACGAGATAAACTTTGAAACTGCCATGTGGACAATCCCTGGTCAGCGAGAAGAAATTGCAGGCGTAAAATTCTCTGAACGTGGGGCTAAAATGGGCAGTGGGCATGCAGTACCACTGTCTTCGCAGGCAATTGACGTATTGAAATCGATTAAAAACATCAGCAATGAATACACACTGATTTTTCCTGGCGATAGCAATCCCTATAAGCCTATGAGTGAGAACACGGTTAATAAAGCGCTCCGTACTATGGGTTATGATACGCAGGCCGATATTTGCTTACATGGTTTCCGGGCAATGGCCTGCTCTGCTCTTACCGAATCAGGATTGTGGTCAAGAGATGCCGTAGAGCGACAAATGAGTCACCAGGAACGCAATGAAGTACGTGCGGCTTATGTTCACCTGGCGCAGCATATGCAGGAGCGCCGCCGAATGATGCAGTGGTGGTCAGACTATCTTGAAGCAAACTCGGATAATCATGTCGCACCATACGACATGAAGAAATTACGGGTAGTTGGTAGCTAA
- a CDS encoding formate/nitrite transporter family protein has product MKDVGEEKIGESTEELEIESEEKARGEKIEIDEDRLPSRAMAIHEHIRQDGEKEMERDAMALFWSAIAAGLSMGASLLAKGIFHVQLEGVPGGFLLENLGYTFGFIIVIMARQQLFTENTVTAVLPVMQNPTLGNFGLLMRLWSVVLLGNIIGTGIAAWAFEYMPIFDEPTRDAFVKIGMDVMKNTPVEMFSNAIISGWIIATMVWMFPSAGSAKIVVIILMTWLIALADTTHIVVGTVEILYLVFNGTLHWSDFFWPFALPTLAGNICGGTFIFALLSHAQIRNDMSNKRKAELKARENDDKSTKKST; this is encoded by the coding sequence ATGAAAGATGTAGGTGAAGAGAAAATTGGCGAGAGCACTGAGGAACTTGAAATTGAAAGCGAGGAGAAAGCGCGCGGCGAGAAGATAGAAATTGATGAAGATCGCCTCCCCTCCCGCGCAATGGCCATCCACGAGCATATACGCCAGGATGGTGAAAAAGAGATGGAGCGCGACGCGATGGCCCTCTTCTGGTCAGCCATCGCTGCCGGGCTATCAATGGGCGCATCTCTGCTTGCGAAAGGGATATTTCATGTGCAGCTGGAAGGCGTACCCGGTGGATTTTTACTGGAAAACCTCGGCTATACCTTCGGCTTTATTATTGTCATCATGGCCCGCCAGCAGCTGTTTACCGAAAACACGGTGACCGCCGTTCTGCCGGTGATGCAAAACCCCACACTCGGTAATTTCGGCTTATTGATGCGGCTCTGGAGCGTGGTCCTGCTGGGTAATATCATCGGCACGGGCATCGCGGCATGGGCGTTTGAATATATGCCGATCTTTGATGAACCCACCCGGGATGCGTTTGTGAAAATCGGCATGGACGTAATGAAAAACACGCCGGTCGAGATGTTCTCAAACGCCATCATCTCTGGCTGGATTATCGCCACGATGGTCTGGATGTTTCCTTCAGCGGGAAGCGCCAAAATTGTGGTGATCATATTGATGACCTGGCTAATTGCGCTGGCGGACACCACGCATATTGTGGTCGGTACCGTTGAAATCCTCTATCTGGTCTTTAACGGTACGCTTCACTGGAGCGATTTCTTCTGGCCGTTTGCCCTTCCGACGCTGGCGGGAAACATCTGCGGCGGAACATTTATCTTCGCGCTGTTAAGCCATGCCCAAATTCGTAACGACATGTCGAACAAACGCAAAGCTGAGCTTAAGGCACGGGAAAATGATGATAAATCGACAAAAAAATCGACCTGA
- a CDS encoding PAAR domain-containing protein: MKGIIRIGDKTTGGGQVMDGSKKMKFAGIGVARKGDPVSCPILGHSPSFIAEGHPTMKDNGVPVAFHGYKCTCGCTLIASLSNATTSK, from the coding sequence ATGAAGGGTATCATTCGTATCGGTGATAAAACCACCGGGGGCGGCCAGGTTATGGATGGCTCAAAGAAAATGAAATTTGCCGGTATTGGTGTGGCGCGTAAAGGCGATCCGGTCAGTTGCCCGATATTAGGCCACAGCCCTTCTTTTATCGCTGAAGGGCATCCAACTATGAAGGATAATGGCGTACCAGTTGCGTTTCACGGATATAAATGTACCTGTGGATGCACACTGATCGCTTCTTTAAGTAATGCGACTACGAGTAAATAA
- a CDS encoding IS1-like element IS1A family transposase (programmed frameshift), translated as MASVSISCPSCSATDGVVRNGKSTAGHQRYLCSHCRKTWQLQFTYTASQPGTHQKIIDMAMNGVGCRATARIMGVGLNTILRHFKKLRPQSVTSRIQPGSDVIVCAEMDEQWGYVGAKSRQRWLFYAYDRLRKTVVAHVFGERTMATLGRLMSLLSPFDVVIWMTDGWPLYESRLKGKLHVISKRYTQRIERHNLNLRQHLARLGRKSLSFSKSVELHDKVIGHYLNIKHYQ; from the exons GTGGCTTCTGTTTCTATCAGCTGTCCCTCCTGTTCAGCTACTGACGGGGTGGTGCGTAACGGTAAAAGTACTGCCGGACATCAGCGCTATCTCTGCTCTCACTGCCGTAAAACATGGCAGTTACAGTTCACATACACCGCCTCTCAACCCGGTACGCACCAGAAAATCATTGATATGGCCATGAATGGCGTTGGATGCCGGGCAACCGCCCGCATTATGGGCGTTGGCCTCAACACGATTTTACGTCACT TTAAAAAACTCAGGCCGCAGTCGGTAACCTCGCGCATACAGCCGGGCAGTGACGTCATCGTCTGCGCGGAAATGGACGAACAGTGGGGCTACGTCGGGGCTAAATCGCGCCAGCGCTGGCTGTTTTACGCGTATGACAGGCTCCGGAAGACGGTTGTTGCGCACGTATTCGGTGAACGCACTATGGCGACGCTGGGGCGTCTTATGAGCCTGCTGTCACCCTTTGACGTGGTGATATGGATGACGGATGGCTGGCCGCTGTATGAATCCCGCCTGAAGGGAAAGCTGCACGTAATCAGCAAGCGATATACGCAGCGAATTGAGCGGCATAACCTGAATCTGAGGCAGCACCTGGCACGGCTGGGACGGAAGTCGCTGTCGTTCTCAAAATCGGTGGAGCTGCATGATAAAGTCATCGGGCATTATCTGAACATAAAACACTATCAATAA
- a CDS encoding YfcZ/YiiS family protein has product MSKCSADETPVCCCMDVGTIMDNTDCTASYSRVFTNRAEAEETLTALSKRARDVESDPCEIKSTFTEVEGGVKLDIDFVFACEAETLIFQLGLR; this is encoded by the coding sequence ATGAGTAAATGCAGTGCTGATGAAACCCCGGTTTGCTGCTGTATGGATGTTGGGACCATCATGGACAACACCGATTGCACCGCCTCTTACAGCCGTGTATTCACCAACCGTGCCGAAGCGGAAGAGACCCTGACCGCGCTGAGCAAGCGTGCGCGTGACGTTGAATCCGATCCGTGTGAAATCAAGTCTACCTTTACCGAAGTGGAAGGCGGCGTGAAGCTGGACATCGACTTTGTCTTCGCCTGCGAAGCAGAAACGCTGATTTTCCAGCTGGGCCTGCGTTAA